From the genome of Candidatus Margulisiibacteriota bacterium:
AGGATATAAGATCTATCAGTAATTTTCAGTGTTTCTCTTACATTATGGTCGGTAATGATTATGCCAATCCCCTTTTGTTTGAGATGCAGAATAATTTCTTGGATATCTGCTATTGCTAAAGGGTCTATACCAGCAAAAGGCTCATCAAGAAGAATAAATTTAGGATTGGTAGCCAGCGCACGCATGATTTCAACTCGTCTTCTTTCGCCACCAGAAAGAACATAGGCTTTTTCTTTACGTAGTCTTTCTATTTTCATTTCTTGCAATAGCCCAACTAGTGTTTCTTCATATTTTTCTTTAGGGATTATTTTTAGCAATTCCCAAAGCATGTAAACGTTTTCTTCCACAGTAAG
Proteins encoded in this window:
- the lptB gene encoding LPS export ABC transporter ATP-binding protein — its product is VNQGEIVGLLGPNGAGKTTTFYMITGLIKPTSGKIFLDEQDISRLPMYKRARLGIGYLPQEASIFRKLTVEENVYMLWELLKIIPKEKYEETLVGLLQEMKIERLRKEKAYVLSGGERRRVEIMRALATNPKFILLDEPFAGIDPLAIADIQEIILHLKQKGIGIIITDHNVRETLKITDRSYILHEGKILTQGQSKMLAKDEIAKKFYLGQDFKI